A portion of the Lolium rigidum isolate FL_2022 chromosome 1, APGP_CSIRO_Lrig_0.1, whole genome shotgun sequence genome contains these proteins:
- the LOC124683429 gene encoding protein O-glucosyltransferase 1-like, whose amino-acid sequence MVIGGLVVLALLVGTTWIDLDASFLPGKGRGSISRRGQHPPRRQRSSPLVPIPFRCGNSSSTPQCRRGMPPPSAAPFPSPEQPTAPPPSCPDYFRYIHSDLERWRVSGITREAVERAQPKAAFRLTVVSGRAYVETYHRVFQTRDVFTKWGILQLLARYPGRVPDVDVMFNLEDMPEFRAADYPDPATAPPLFRYCKDGASLEVLWPDWSFWGWSEVNIRPWAPLVEEVGEENTRLPWQDREPYAFWKGNPYVSDARRDLFRCNNDSAAGKEWNARLFKQDWDAAIRNGFKDSNLAKQCRYRYMIYVQGRSWSVSEKYILACDSPMLAIDTPFRDFFSRGLVAGKHYWPIDPANKCRAVKFAVDWGNSHPAQARRIGQEGSGFAREDMSMDYVYDYMLHVLKQYAALLRYTPTVPEKAVELCPESMACPAQGRDREFMMQSRERYVATYEPCTLPPPFTAEEVTRMAAREEDVRRKVAKMEGR is encoded by the coding sequence TCCTTCCTGccgggcaagggccgcggcagcaTCAGCCGGCGTGGGCAACATCCTCCTCGCCGCCAACGCTCATcaccgctcgtgcccataccattCAGATGCGGCAATTCGTCCTCCACGCCACAATGCCGGCGCGGCATGCCACCACCGTCAGCAGCACCGTTCCCATCGCCCGAACAACCcacggcgccgccaccgtcgtgccCCGACTACTTCCGGTACATCCACTCGGACCTCGAGCGGTGGCGCGTCTCCGGGATCACGAGGGAGGCGGTGGAGCGCGCGCAGCCGAAGGCTGCGTTCCGGCTGACTGTGGTGTCCGGCCGCGCGTACGTGGAGACGTACCACCGCGTGTTCCAGACGCGGGACGTGTTCACGAAGTGGGGCATCCTGCAGCTGCTCGCCCGCTACCCCGGCCGCGTCCCGGACGTCGACGTCATGTTCAACCTGGAGGACATGCCGGAGTTCCGCGCCGCCGACTACCCGGACcctgccaccgcgccgccgctctTCCGGTACTGCAAGGACGGTGCCTCGCTCGAGGTCCTCTGGCCTGACTGGTCCTTCTGGGGCTGGTCCGAGGTGAACATCCGCCCGTGGGCGCCGCTCGTCGAGGAGGTCGGCGAGGAGAACACGCGCCTCCCGTGGCAGGACCGGGAGCCCTACGCGTTCTGGAAGGGGAACCCGTACGTGTCGGACGCGCGCCGCGACCTCTTCCGGTGCAACAACGACTCCGCCGCCGGCAAGGAGTGGAACGCGCGGCTGTTCAAGCAGGACTGGGACGCCGCCATCCGGAACGGGTTCAAGGACTCCAACCTGGCGAAGCAGTGCCGGTACAGGTACATGATCTACGTGCAGGGCCGGTCGTGGTCGGTGAGCGAGAAGTACATCCTCGCCTGCGACTCGCCTATGCTGGCCATCGACACGCCGTTCAGGGACTTCTTCTCCCGAGGGCTCGTCGCCGGCAAGCACTACTGGCCCATCGACCCCGCCAACAAGTGCCGCGCCGTCAAGTTCGCCGTCGACTGGGGGAACTCGCACCCGGCGCAGGCGAGGCGGATCGGCCAGGAGGGAAGCGGGTTCGCCAGGGAGGACATGAGCATGGACTACGTGTACGACTACATGCTGCACGTGCTCAAGCAGTACGCCGCCCTGCTCCGGTATACGCCCACCGTGCCGGAGAAGGCCGTGGAGCTCTGCCCCGAGTCCATGGCATGCCCCGCCCAAGGTCGGGACAGGGAGTTTATGATGCAATCCAGGGAGAGGTACGTCGCCACCTATGAGCCGtgcacgctgccgccgccgttcACGGCCGAGGAGGTCACGAGGATGGCCGCCAGAGAAGAGGATGTGCGAAGGAAAGTAGCCAAGATGGAGGGGAGGTAG